Proteins encoded within one genomic window of Alteribacter populi:
- a CDS encoding TIGR01212 family radical SAM protein (This family includes YhcC from E. coli K-12, an uncharacterized radical SAM protein.): MPNEAPIMFGDKRYFTWNDHLKHEFGEKIFKVPLDAGFDCPNRDGNVASGGCTFCSERGSGDFAGDRKEDLVTQFNTIKEKLHKKWKTGKYMGYFQAYTNTYAPVEELRQMYEIILQQDDVVGLSIATRPDCLPDDVVEYLAELNERTYLWVELGLQTAHDRTGMLINRAHDYQCYVDGVNKLRKHNIRVCSHIINGLPLENHEMMMETAKEVAKLDVQGIKIHLLHLLKRTPMVKQYEKGMVELMSLEEYVNLVCDQLEVLPMSMIVHRLTGDGPSELMIGPMWSLNKWAVLNGIDAEMKRRNSWQGKYYETPAVTKQ, from the coding sequence ATGCCAAATGAAGCACCAATAATGTTCGGTGATAAACGTTACTTTACTTGGAATGATCACCTGAAACATGAATTTGGTGAAAAAATCTTTAAAGTTCCTTTAGACGCAGGATTTGATTGCCCTAACCGAGATGGAAACGTCGCCAGCGGAGGCTGTACGTTTTGTAGTGAACGAGGTTCAGGAGATTTTGCAGGAGATCGAAAAGAGGATCTTGTCACTCAGTTTAATACGATCAAAGAAAAGCTTCATAAGAAATGGAAAACCGGTAAGTACATGGGCTACTTCCAGGCATATACCAATACGTATGCTCCCGTTGAAGAACTGCGGCAAATGTATGAAATCATTTTGCAGCAAGACGATGTAGTTGGATTATCAATTGCCACACGCCCTGACTGTTTACCCGATGATGTCGTCGAGTATTTAGCAGAGCTCAATGAACGCACGTACCTCTGGGTCGAACTCGGCTTGCAAACAGCCCACGATCGAACTGGCATGCTCATTAACCGTGCTCATGATTATCAATGCTATGTAGATGGTGTGAATAAACTTCGTAAGCATAACATCCGTGTTTGTTCACACATAATTAATGGTCTGCCATTAGAGAACCATGAGATGATGATGGAAACAGCCAAGGAAGTAGCTAAACTTGATGTACAAGGGATAAAAATTCATCTTCTCCACCTTTTAAAGCGAACGCCAATGGTTAAGCAATACGAAAAAGGCATGGTCGAGTTGATGAGTTTGGAAGAATACGTGAACCTAGTCTGTGATCAGCTCGAGGTGTTGCCTATGAGCATGATCGTTCATCGTTTAACTGGGGACGGCCCTTCTGAACTAATGATCGGACCGATGTGGAGCTTAAACAAATGGGCCGTGCTCAATGGTATCGACGCTGAAATGAAGCGCCGCAATAGTTGGCAAGGGAAATACTATGAAACTCCGGCGGTGACAAAACAATGA
- a CDS encoding tRNA (mnm(5)s(2)U34)-methyltransferase — MNIDGVLPFTRFLLEKAVSDGGVAIDATSGNGHDTLFLAKLVGPAGKVYSIDIQKAAILATKDRLLAATKQNLAGRVQLIQDSHEQVLSYLEGGQTVNGAVFNLGYLPGSDKTITTTPQSTITAVKNIFSVLEPEGIIVLVVYHGHDEGKVERDALLEFVRKLPQEEAHVLEYRFTNQRNSPPFVIAVEKRA, encoded by the coding sequence ATGAACATAGATGGCGTTCTTCCCTTTACTCGATTCCTTTTGGAAAAGGCGGTTTCTGATGGTGGTGTCGCTATTGACGCTACATCAGGAAACGGTCACGATACGCTTTTTTTGGCAAAGTTGGTTGGACCTGCGGGAAAAGTTTACAGCATCGACATTCAAAAAGCGGCAATTTTAGCGACTAAAGATCGGCTGCTAGCAGCTACAAAGCAAAATTTAGCCGGCCGCGTTCAACTGATTCAAGATAGTCATGAACAGGTACTGTCTTATTTAGAAGGTGGGCAAACTGTAAACGGGGCAGTTTTTAACCTAGGATACTTACCTGGCAGTGATAAAACGATCACGACTACTCCCCAGTCAACAATCACCGCTGTAAAAAATATCTTTTCTGTTCTCGAACCTGAGGGGATCATTGTCCTCGTCGTTTATCATGGACATGACGAAGGGAAAGTAGAGCGAGATGCACTGCTCGAATTTGTTCGAAAACTTCCGCAAGAGGAAGCCCACGTGCTCGAATATCGATTTACCAACCAGCGTAACTCACCACCATTTGTGATCGCAGTTGAAAAAAGAGCATAA
- a CDS encoding AEC family transporter: MTIFFSVVLPVILVFAIGFAVQKWQKLDLRPLSTVAIYVMTPALVFRTFYQSEVDMQYVYMIIFSLVLLFALIILNKFYVKVMNYSSSLESGMILSTAFMNAGNYGAPIILFAYGEAAFAYAVSFLVFQSIIMNFFGVYYAARGGTGIRTAIKAVFAMPATYAVIVAIALKSFSLGIPENLFRTVDIIAEATIPTVMIILGMQLARIEWGNFEWGKISYAVVVRLLVSPLIAWFITLALPIDPLLAKVLIVSAAMPSAATIVIYAVQFDAKPKFVSSVTFISTLISIITLTLLLMILG, from the coding sequence ATGACAATCTTTTTTTCAGTCGTATTACCAGTTATACTAGTCTTTGCCATCGGGTTTGCCGTGCAAAAATGGCAAAAGCTTGACCTCAGACCTTTATCGACGGTGGCGATTTATGTCATGACGCCAGCCTTGGTGTTCAGGACGTTTTATCAATCAGAAGTAGACATGCAATATGTATACATGATTATCTTTTCTTTGGTCTTATTGTTTGCCCTAATCATCTTAAATAAATTTTATGTAAAAGTAATGAATTATTCATCGTCTTTGGAAAGTGGCATGATTTTATCGACAGCATTTATGAATGCAGGGAATTACGGCGCACCGATTATTTTATTTGCATATGGAGAAGCGGCGTTTGCTTACGCAGTTTCATTTCTCGTATTTCAATCAATCATTATGAACTTTTTTGGTGTGTATTATGCTGCGAGAGGCGGAACGGGGATACGAACGGCAATTAAAGCTGTCTTTGCGATGCCGGCCACTTATGCTGTTATTGTTGCGATCGCCTTAAAAAGTTTCTCCTTGGGTATTCCGGAAAATTTGTTTCGCACTGTAGATATTATCGCAGAAGCGACGATTCCGACAGTAATGATTATTTTAGGTATGCAACTCGCAAGAATAGAGTGGGGGAACTTTGAATGGGGAAAGATCAGCTACGCTGTAGTGGTCAGGTTACTCGTCTCCCCCCTCATCGCCTGGTTCATTACACTTGCGTTGCCAATTGATCCCTTACTTGCAAAAGTGTTAATTGTGTCAGCTGCTATGCCATCTGCAGCAACGATCGTCATTTATGCTGTGCAATTTGATGCGAAGCCAAAGTTCGTGTCGAGCGTCACATTTATTTCGACATTGATAAGTATTATTACACTTACGTTGTTGTTGATGATCTTAGGATAA
- a CDS encoding tetraprenyl-beta-curcumene synthase family protein yields MVKVPARSWTLMYRIYKNVLPVVHRYLDEWRERASRIPDPELRKQALMSIDTKSFHCEGGAVYGLLSEKKREECIRFIVAYQTISDYLDNLCDRSTSMDPDDFTSLHKSMPDALTPSAPLRDYYQFRNEKEDGGYLHALVKTCQETVSAFSDYAAVQPLNVELATLYTELQVHKHVTPNDRLPRLEAWFDEHRKQLPDMTWYEFSACAGSTLGVYCLTSYAAGDRNLTAGQAKKIKEGYFPWVQGLHIMLDYFIDQEEDRLGGDLNFCFYYENEEEMLRRLSHFFIEAKKSINGLPDSRFHSLINNGLIAIYLADDKVKNDPELREKGKQILRTGGAPSLFFYVNGWMYRQKSKT; encoded by the coding sequence ATGGTAAAAGTACCTGCTCGCTCATGGACATTAATGTACCGCATTTATAAAAATGTATTGCCAGTTGTGCATCGTTACCTTGATGAATGGAGAGAAAGAGCCTCTCGTATTCCAGATCCTGAACTTCGAAAACAAGCGTTGATGAGTATTGATACAAAATCTTTTCATTGTGAAGGTGGCGCGGTTTACGGTTTGTTATCAGAAAAAAAGCGCGAGGAATGTATTCGTTTTATTGTTGCCTATCAAACCATTAGTGATTATTTAGATAATCTATGTGATCGAAGTACATCAATGGATCCTGATGACTTTACTTCTCTTCATAAATCGATGCCTGATGCTCTCACTCCCAGTGCTCCTTTACGTGATTACTACCAATTTCGAAATGAAAAGGAAGACGGGGGCTATCTTCATGCTCTCGTTAAAACCTGTCAGGAAACCGTGAGTGCGTTTTCGGATTATGCCGCTGTCCAACCGTTAAATGTTGAACTGGCGACTCTTTATACTGAGTTGCAAGTACATAAACACGTGACTCCAAACGATCGTTTACCTAGATTAGAAGCTTGGTTTGACGAACACAGGAAGCAATTGCCGGACATGACTTGGTATGAATTTTCTGCTTGTGCCGGATCTACATTGGGAGTTTATTGCCTTACTTCTTATGCAGCAGGTGACAGAAACCTTACGGCGGGTCAAGCAAAAAAAATCAAGGAAGGCTATTTCCCTTGGGTACAAGGGCTTCATATTATGCTTGATTATTTTATTGACCAAGAAGAAGATCGACTAGGTGGCGATTTGAATTTTTGTTTTTATTATGAAAATGAAGAGGAGATGCTTCGTCGTTTAAGTCACTTTTTCATTGAAGCAAAAAAGAGTATTAACGGATTACCTGACAGCCGATTTCACAGTTTAATTAACAATGGGTTGATTGCAATTTATTTAGCGGATGACAAAGTAAAAAATGACCCTGAGTTACGTGAAAAAGGAAAGCAAATCTTGCGTACCGGGGGAGCACCTAGTTTATTTTTCTACGTAAATGGCTGGATGTACCGTCAAAAAAGTAAAACCTAG
- a CDS encoding alpha/beta fold hydrolase, with protein sequence MWKWEVQNQPAKGVFVIVHGAGEYHVRYEWVVRQLNEHGYHVIMGDLPGQGTTTGRRGHVNQFTDYFEAVTPWLEEAQSYNLPVVQLGHSMGGLISILIQQVVKPSLKPDLLLLSSPCLGLSNTPPMYKRVISKSLNRLWPTVSLPSGLEPGSGTRDERMRARDRKDEQLVKNVSVRYYAELTRAIKKAHDSVAVFPNLPLFVMQGGDDRIVDKKEVKRWFNSLDIEDKSYREWPSFFHEVLNDPGKEDVFLHMLAFVTTRLHVIK encoded by the coding sequence ATGTGGAAGTGGGAGGTACAAAATCAACCGGCAAAAGGTGTATTTGTGATTGTCCATGGGGCAGGTGAATATCATGTTCGTTATGAATGGGTCGTTCGTCAATTGAATGAACACGGGTACCACGTCATTATGGGCGATTTACCAGGACAAGGAACCACAACAGGGAGACGCGGCCATGTGAATCAGTTTACGGATTATTTTGAAGCGGTTACCCCGTGGCTTGAAGAAGCACAATCTTATAATTTGCCGGTCGTTCAGCTGGGGCACAGTATGGGAGGGTTGATTTCAATTCTTATTCAACAGGTTGTTAAACCTTCATTAAAGCCCGATTTGCTTCTTCTATCTTCACCATGTTTAGGGTTATCTAATACACCTCCAATGTACAAAAGGGTAATTTCAAAATCTTTGAATCGACTTTGGCCTACTGTCTCTCTTCCTTCAGGTTTGGAACCAGGTTCGGGTACAAGAGATGAGCGGATGCGGGCCCGAGATCGTAAAGATGAGCAATTAGTAAAAAATGTAAGTGTCCGTTATTACGCGGAACTCACACGCGCGATCAAAAAGGCACATGACTCGGTTGCTGTTTTTCCCAATCTACCACTATTTGTCATGCAAGGAGGAGACGATAGGATTGTTGATAAAAAAGAGGTGAAACGCTGGTTTAACAGCTTGGATATTGAAGACAAAAGCTACCGAGAATGGCCATCTTTTTTTCATGAAGTATTAAATGATCCTGGGAAAGAAGACGTGTTTCTTCATATGCTGGCATTTGTCACTACACGCCTACACGTGATAAAGTAA
- a CDS encoding gamma carbonic anhydrase family protein: MKIYPYGEHTPTIDPTVYLADGVIVTGDVHIKKEASLWFNTVIRGDVAPTYIGERVNIQDNSTLHQSPNNPLVLKEGVTVGHQCILHSCVIQKDALIGMGATILDRAEIGEGAFVGAGSLVPPGKKIPPNTLALGSPAKVVRELTKEDIEDMERIRREYVEKGQYYKTVIEKVKNSG; the protein is encoded by the coding sequence ATGAAGATTTATCCTTATGGTGAACATACGCCAACGATTGATCCGACTGTTTATTTGGCAGACGGCGTCATCGTCACAGGGGATGTCCACATAAAAAAAGAGGCGAGCCTTTGGTTCAATACAGTAATACGAGGAGATGTGGCTCCGACTTATATAGGAGAACGCGTGAACATTCAAGATAACAGTACGTTACACCAAAGCCCTAATAACCCTTTAGTTTTAAAAGAAGGCGTTACAGTCGGGCACCAGTGCATTTTACATAGCTGTGTCATACAAAAAGATGCATTAATCGGCATGGGGGCTACCATCCTTGACCGTGCGGAAATTGGAGAAGGAGCGTTTGTCGGTGCCGGCAGCCTCGTTCCTCCAGGGAAAAAAATCCCGCCAAATACGTTAGCGTTAGGCAGTCCTGCGAAAGTCGTTCGTGAGCTAACAAAAGAAGACATTGAAGATATGGAGCGCATACGCAGAGAGTATGTAGAAAAAGGGCAGTATTATAAAACTGTTATAGAAAAGGTGAAAAATTCAGGTTAA
- the metK gene encoding methionine adenosyltransferase, with protein sequence MAEKRRRLFTSESVTEGHPDKICDQISDAILDEIMKSDPNARVACETSVNTGLVLVAGEISTTTYVDIPKVVRETIKEIGYTRAKYGFDYEMCAVLTSIDEQSADIAQGVNQALESREGQMSDEEIEAIGAGDQGLMFGYADNQTPELMPLPISLSHKLSRRLSEVRKDGTLSYLRPDGKTQVTVEYDENDQPVHIDTIVISTQHHPEVELDQIKADLKEHVIGPVVPGNLIDEKTKYFINPTGRFVIGGPQGDAGLTGRKIIVDTYGGYARHGGGAFSGKDATKVDRSAAYAARYVAKNLVAAGLADRCEVQLAYAIGVAQPVSIAIDTFGTGQVGEDVMVEVVRDNFDLRPAGIIKMLDLRRPIFKQTAAYGHFGRTDVELPWERTDKADVLKEQALVKAGK encoded by the coding sequence GTGGCAGAAAAACGACGACGTTTATTTACGTCTGAATCAGTAACTGAAGGACATCCGGATAAAATTTGTGACCAGATTTCCGATGCAATTTTAGATGAAATTATGAAAAGTGATCCTAATGCACGTGTTGCATGTGAAACATCAGTAAACACGGGACTTGTATTAGTAGCAGGGGAAATCTCTACAACGACGTATGTTGATATACCAAAAGTCGTTCGTGAAACAATAAAAGAAATTGGCTATACACGGGCGAAATATGGCTTTGACTATGAAATGTGTGCGGTGCTTACTTCTATTGATGAGCAATCTGCTGATATTGCTCAGGGTGTAAACCAGGCGCTTGAATCACGTGAAGGACAAATGTCAGACGAGGAAATTGAAGCGATTGGTGCTGGAGACCAAGGGTTAATGTTTGGTTATGCAGACAATCAGACACCTGAATTGATGCCTTTACCTATATCTTTATCTCATAAATTATCACGCCGATTAAGTGAAGTGCGTAAAGATGGTACACTTTCTTACTTACGCCCTGATGGTAAAACTCAAGTAACCGTAGAATATGATGAAAATGATCAACCGGTTCACATTGACACCATTGTCATTTCAACTCAGCACCATCCTGAAGTGGAGCTTGATCAAATTAAAGCCGATTTAAAGGAGCATGTCATCGGACCTGTTGTTCCTGGTAACTTAATTGATGAAAAAACAAAGTATTTTATCAATCCGACAGGGCGCTTTGTTATTGGTGGGCCACAAGGAGATGCAGGTTTAACGGGACGTAAAATCATTGTTGACACATATGGTGGTTATGCACGTCACGGAGGCGGTGCTTTTTCTGGTAAAGATGCGACCAAAGTTGACCGCTCTGCAGCTTATGCCGCTCGTTATGTGGCAAAAAACCTAGTTGCAGCAGGTCTGGCTGATCGTTGTGAGGTGCAGCTGGCTTATGCTATTGGTGTGGCACAACCTGTATCGATTGCGATTGATACATTTGGCACAGGACAAGTGGGCGAAGATGTAATGGTCGAAGTCGTCCGCGACAACTTCGACCTCCGTCCGGCAGGAATCATCAAAATGCTCGACCTTCGACGTCCGATCTTCAAACAAACGGCAGCTTACGGTCACTTTGGACGTACCGATGTAGAGCTTCCATGGGAACGTACGGATAAGGCAGACGTGTTGAAAGAACAAGCGTTGGTGAAAGCTGGAAAGTAA
- the pckA gene encoding phosphoenolpyruvate carboxykinase (ATP) has translation MSTLHFETELVRVLKGEKIQENLPASLLVEKALERKEGLITSAGAFRATTGKYTGRSPKDKFIVDERSVHDKIEWGAVNQPIPSEVFENLYVKVLDYLNEKDELFVRDAFAGADPQHRLPIRVVNEFAWHNLFASQLFIRPTKEERKEMIPEFTIVSAPGFKADPKVDGTHSETFIIVSFEKRTILIGGTEYAGEMKKSIFSVMNYLLPENNIFSMHCSANVGQEGDVALFFGLSGTGKTTLSADKNRNLIGDDEHGWSHNGVFNIEGGCYAKCVNLSEEKEPQIYNAIRFGSVLENVVVDEESREPDYDDTSYTENTRAAYPIEAIPNAVTPSVASHPNAIIFLTADAFGVLPPISKLTKEQAMYHFLSGYTSKLAGTERGITEPTATFSTCFGAPFLPLPANRYAEMLGERINQHDVEVYLVNTGWSGGSYGVGKRMNLTYTRAMVQAALQGELTSAETAVDPFFGLHVPLQCPGVPDEVLLPRQTWEDKEAYDTKAIELANKFEENFKKFEDVSKDIREAGPRTK, from the coding sequence ATGAGTACCCTCCATTTTGAAACAGAATTAGTTCGCGTATTGAAAGGCGAAAAAATCCAAGAAAATCTACCAGCTTCCTTATTAGTAGAGAAAGCACTAGAACGTAAAGAAGGCTTGATTACTTCTGCTGGAGCCTTTCGTGCAACGACTGGTAAGTATACTGGACGTTCACCTAAAGATAAATTCATTGTAGATGAAAGATCCGTTCATGACAAAATTGAATGGGGAGCGGTTAACCAACCGATTCCTTCTGAAGTTTTTGAAAACCTTTACGTAAAAGTGTTAGACTATTTAAACGAAAAAGATGAATTATTTGTACGAGACGCATTTGCGGGAGCTGACCCTCAGCACCGACTACCGATTCGCGTCGTAAACGAATTCGCGTGGCACAATTTATTTGCAAGCCAATTATTTATCCGCCCTACAAAAGAAGAACGCAAAGAAATGATTCCTGAATTCACAATTGTATCAGCTCCAGGCTTTAAAGCTGATCCCAAAGTTGACGGGACACATTCTGAAACCTTTATTATCGTTTCTTTTGAAAAACGTACCATTCTTATTGGTGGAACAGAGTATGCTGGAGAGATGAAAAAATCCATCTTCTCTGTCATGAATTACTTGTTGCCTGAAAACAATATCTTCTCCATGCATTGTTCAGCAAACGTTGGTCAAGAAGGGGACGTTGCCTTGTTTTTCGGCCTTTCCGGCACTGGGAAAACAACGCTTTCTGCTGATAAAAACCGCAACTTAATCGGTGATGATGAACATGGCTGGTCTCATAATGGCGTGTTCAATATTGAAGGCGGGTGCTACGCCAAATGTGTAAACTTAAGTGAAGAAAAAGAACCACAAATTTATAATGCGATTCGCTTCGGCTCAGTTTTAGAAAATGTTGTCGTTGACGAAGAATCTCGTGAGCCCGACTACGATGACACATCTTATACAGAAAACACACGAGCAGCCTATCCGATCGAAGCCATTCCAAATGCAGTAACACCTAGTGTTGCCAGTCATCCAAATGCGATTATCTTTTTGACAGCAGATGCTTTCGGCGTGCTGCCTCCGATCAGCAAACTGACTAAAGAACAGGCGATGTACCATTTCTTATCCGGCTACACGAGCAAGCTTGCGGGAACGGAGCGAGGGATTACTGAACCAACAGCGACTTTCTCTACTTGCTTTGGAGCACCATTCCTACCACTGCCAGCAAATCGTTACGCTGAGATGCTCGGGGAAAGAATCAATCAGCATGATGTAGAAGTTTACCTAGTCAATACCGGATGGTCTGGAGGATCTTACGGCGTTGGAAAACGCATGAACCTAACTTATACAAGAGCAATGGTTCAAGCCGCACTTCAAGGTGAACTTACCTCTGCAGAAACAGCGGTGGATCCGTTCTTCGGCCTCCACGTCCCGCTACAATGCCCAGGAGTTCCTGATGAAGTCCTTCTTCCGCGTCAGACTTGGGAAGATAAAGAGGCTTATGATACGAAAGCAATCGAATTAGCCAATAAATTTGAAGAAAACTTCAAGAAGTTTGAAGATGTATCCAAAGACATTCGCGAAGCTGGTCCGAGAACGAAATAG
- a CDS encoding ABC transporter substrate-binding protein encodes MNTLKKVSLIALTLLMTASIAACSAGSSQTSVKLAEVTRSIFYAPQYVAISEGFFEEEGLDVELTTTWGGDRTMTTLLSDGADVALVGAETSIYVYAQGANDPAVNFAQLTQTDGTFLVSREKIDDFKWDDLKGSTFLGQREGGMPQMVGEYVLKDHGIDPQNDLDLIQNIDFGNIPSAFASGTGDYVQLFEPQATLFEQEGIGHIIDSFGTQSGEVPYTVYMAKESFLADNDETAEQFARAIAKAQQWVHEQPADVVAESIEDFFEDTPLDVIESVVERYRSQDSYAEAPILNEDAWYHLQAIMEEAGELPEKVDYETLVNTDFAERIE; translated from the coding sequence ATGAACACATTAAAAAAAGTCAGTCTGATTGCCTTAACGTTACTTATGACTGCTTCAATAGCGGCTTGTTCAGCAGGTAGCTCACAGACGTCTGTAAAGCTTGCTGAAGTAACGCGGTCGATTTTTTACGCACCTCAATATGTGGCAATTTCTGAAGGGTTCTTTGAAGAAGAGGGGCTTGATGTCGAGCTGACTACAACTTGGGGCGGAGACCGGACGATGACAACACTGTTATCTGACGGGGCGGATGTTGCTTTAGTGGGTGCCGAAACATCAATATATGTATATGCACAAGGTGCAAATGATCCGGCAGTCAATTTTGCGCAACTCACCCAGACTGATGGCACTTTCCTTGTATCTCGGGAAAAAATTGATGACTTTAAGTGGGATGATTTAAAAGGTTCGACGTTTTTAGGACAACGTGAAGGCGGCATGCCACAAATGGTTGGGGAGTATGTTCTTAAAGATCATGGCATTGATCCGCAAAACGATTTAGATTTAATCCAAAACATCGACTTTGGTAACATTCCTTCTGCCTTTGCGTCTGGCACGGGTGACTATGTACAGCTATTTGAACCACAAGCGACACTGTTTGAACAAGAAGGCATTGGTCACATTATTGACTCGTTCGGAACACAGTCTGGAGAAGTCCCATATACTGTTTATATGGCAAAAGAGAGTTTTTTAGCGGATAATGACGAAACGGCAGAACAATTTGCTCGGGCCATTGCTAAAGCGCAACAATGGGTCCACGAACAACCGGCTGACGTCGTTGCCGAATCAATCGAGGATTTCTTCGAAGATACACCTCTTGATGTTATTGAAAGTGTAGTAGAACGATATCGCAGTCAAGACTCTTATGCCGAAGCCCCAATTTTAAATGAAGACGCATGGTATCATTTACAGGCGATTATGGAAGAGGCAGGAGAACTTCCTGAAAAAGTTGATTACGAAACTCTTGTAAACACTGATTTTGCAGAGCGAATTGAATAA
- a CDS encoding ABC transporter ATP-binding protein, which translates to MALLQIENLEKTYFTKTTTTEALVDIGLTVNEGEFVSIIGPSGCGKTTLLSMISGLLAPTSGKIELDKKPVTKPTPATGYMLQQDYLFPWLTIKDNITLGLKTMRQLNQQSECHALHLLNKMGLSEHKNAYPQQLSGGMRQRVALVRMLATQPKLLLLDEPFSALDYQTKLKLEDLVFETIKEHQKTAILVTHDIGEAIAMSDRIVMLSNRPATIHRIFDVPNDLKQLSPFNARNHAHFNERFRIIWKELESLGTTN; encoded by the coding sequence GTGGCTTTACTTCAAATTGAAAACCTGGAAAAAACGTACTTTACTAAAACAACGACGACAGAAGCATTGGTTGATATTGGTTTAACGGTGAACGAAGGTGAATTTGTCTCGATTATCGGTCCTAGCGGCTGTGGAAAGACAACACTTCTTTCAATGATTTCCGGGCTGTTAGCGCCCACCTCCGGGAAAATTGAACTCGATAAAAAACCTGTGACCAAACCCACACCAGCCACAGGCTATATGCTTCAACAAGATTATTTATTTCCTTGGTTAACGATCAAGGATAATATAACACTCGGTCTCAAAACGATGCGGCAGCTTAACCAACAAAGCGAATGTCACGCTCTTCATTTACTCAATAAAATGGGATTAAGTGAGCACAAGAATGCTTATCCACAGCAGCTTTCCGGGGGGATGCGCCAAAGAGTTGCTTTAGTCCGGATGCTGGCAACCCAGCCAAAGCTTTTATTGTTAGATGAACCCTTTTCAGCTCTTGATTATCAGACAAAGCTAAAGCTCGAAGATCTCGTATTTGAAACGATAAAAGAGCATCAAAAGACAGCTATTCTTGTAACTCATGATATTGGAGAAGCGATTGCCATGAGTGACCGAATTGTCATGCTCAGCAATCGGCCAGCAACGATTCATCGTATTTTTGACGTACCTAACGATTTGAAACAGCTTAGTCCGTTCAATGCAAGAAACCACGCTCACTTTAATGAACGATTCCGTATCATATGGAAGGAGCTGGAGTCCCTTGGCACAACAAACTGA
- a CDS encoding ABC transporter permease: MAQQTEELHQQYIQQLKREKKWVRITQLSILVLFFAAWEFLTSQRILDPLLFSSPSRVWDLLVARVQDGSIFVHSSVTLFETVLGFILGTVIGTATAALLWWSRFLSKVMDPYLVVLNSMPKVALGPILIVGLGPGFTSIIAMGALISVIITTIVVYNAFREVDENYLRVIQSFGATKSQSFSSVIFPASFPTIISTLKVNVGLAWVGVIVGEFLVSKQGLGYMIIYGFQVFNFTMVMLSLLIIAILATIMYQLVELLERKLLKYRS; this comes from the coding sequence TTGGCACAACAAACTGAAGAACTTCATCAGCAATATATCCAACAACTAAAGAGAGAAAAGAAATGGGTACGGATCACACAACTTTCGATCTTAGTCTTGTTTTTTGCTGCATGGGAATTTCTTACGAGCCAACGGATTCTCGATCCGCTCTTGTTTAGTTCTCCTTCTCGAGTGTGGGACTTATTGGTGGCCAGAGTCCAAGACGGGTCAATATTCGTCCATTCCTCAGTGACTTTATTCGAAACCGTCCTTGGTTTCATATTGGGCACCGTTATAGGGACAGCAACCGCTGCTTTACTATGGTGGTCGAGATTTTTGTCAAAAGTCATGGATCCTTACTTAGTCGTGTTAAACTCAATGCCTAAAGTAGCCTTAGGTCCGATTTTAATCGTCGGACTCGGCCCTGGTTTTACTTCGATTATTGCAATGGGGGCGCTGATTTCTGTAATTATTACAACGATTGTCGTCTATAACGCTTTTCGAGAAGTGGATGAGAATTACCTTCGAGTCATTCAGTCGTTTGGGGCAACAAAAAGTCAGTCCTTTTCATCAGTCATTTTTCCTGCATCATTTCCAACGATTATTTCCACATTGAAAGTAAACGTTGGTCTGGCGTGGGTTGGGGTTATTGTCGGGGAATTTCTCGTTTCCAAACAAGGATTAGGCTATATGATTATCTACGGTTTTCAAGTCTTTAATTTCACAATGGTGATGCTGAGCTTACTCATCATTGCCATATTAGCTACCATTATGTACCAATTGGTTGAGCTGTTAGAAAGGAAATTGTTAAAATATCGTTCATAG